The stretch of DNA GGGGAGGGTGTTCCAAGTGCTCATGCGTCAAAGCTACCTGCTGCCACCGACAGTACTGCGTCACCCACGCCGCCGTGGCGCAGTGCCGTTTGCAAGGGCGCCGCACGGGCCCGTTCCCGGGCGGGGCGGCGGCCGGTTCGCCGGCGGTTCACCTGCGGGGCGGGCCGGACGGCGAGCAGAGGCGGGGCTCGCCCGGCTAGGCTTGAGCCATGCGGATGGAGTACGTGGAGGCGGTGCTGGAACTTGTGGCATCGATCCCCGCGGGGGCAGCGGTGGCCTACGGCGACATCGCCGAACTCCTGGGTTCCGGCGGTCCCCGGCAGGTGGGGTCTGTTTTGAGCCACCACGGCGGCTCTGTTCCCTGGTGGCGCGTCCTGAAAGCGAGCGGGGAGGCCCCGGCTGGCCACGAGCGCGAGGCCCTGGGACTGTACCTGATGGAGGGCACCCCGCTGCTGGGAAGCTACGCGGAGTTCTTCAGCACGGGTAAGGGACGCTGGCGGGTCGACCTGATGGCGGCCCGGTGGGCGCCCTCCGACGGTGACTTCGACCGGATTGACGCGATCGCCGAGCGGCTTGAACGCGCCCTGCATAAATTGTCGGCGCCCGATGATGAAATGACCGTGTGAGCACCTCCAGCCAGAACCCCTCTCTCCGCCTGCTTCCGCCCCGCAAACAGCACACCGTCGTTCCGTTGCTCTCGAAAGACCAGCGCGCCGCGGTTGAAGTCCCGCATGGTTCGGGACCTGTCCTCATCCCCGGCGCCCCCGGAACGGGAAAGTCGACGGTCCTGGTGGAGGCAGCCGTGCACCGCGCCCTGCGCGACGGCCTGGATCCGGAACGGATGCTGATCCTGGCACCGGGACGGCTCGCGGCCGACACACTGCGGGACCAGTTCACCGCGCGGCTGGACCGCAGCCTGAGTACGACGCCGGCGCGCACCTGGGCGTCCTATGCCTTCGACCTGATCCGGCGGGCCAAAGCCGAGGGCATCCTGCCGCTGCCGCGTCCGCCGAAGCTGCTCTCCGGCCCGGAGCAGGATCTGATCATCAAGGAGCTCCTCGAAGGGCATGCGCTGCCCGGGCTCGAGCTGCCCTGGCCGGGAGATCTAGGCGCTGCCCTGCAGACGCGCGGCTTCCGGCAGGAGGTCCGCCAGCTCTTTGACCGGATCATCGAATCCGGGCGTACGGCCGAGGACCTGGTGGTACTGGCCGCGCGCTGTGACCGGCCCGACTGGGTGGCCGCAGCGGCAGTGTATTCGGAGTACCGTGATGTCCTGGACCTGAGGATGCCGGAGGCCTTCGACCCGGCTGGGATTATCACCGCTGCCCGCCAGATCTTCCAGGATGCCCCGGACTTCCTGGCCGCTGAGCGCGACAGGCTGCAGCTGGTGCTGGTGGACGATATCCAGGAAGCGAACCCCGCCATATTCGAACTGCTCGCGGACATAGCTGCCGGCAAGGATTCGCTCATCACCTTCTCACCGGACACGGTGGTGCAGGGCTTCCGCGGCGCCCGCCCGGACCTCGTGGCCGAGCTGCCGCAGCTGCTCGTGCCCGCCGGCGGGACCGTCCTCGAACGCCCGCTATCGACGGCGCACCGCCACGCCCCCGCCGTTGCCGAGGCGTGGCTTTCCGTGGCCGGGCGCATCTCGCGCCGGGCCGGCGGCCAGTCTGCCCGCCGGCTCGAGCAGCCCGGCGGCGACTTATCCGCAGGAGCTGGCGCCGGCCGGGTCGAAGCGCACCTGCTGCCGTCTCCGGTGCACGAATTGCGCTACGTGGCACAGCGGATCCTGGAGGCGCAGCTGAACGACGGCCGGGAACTGGGGGAGATCGGCGTGATTGTCCGCAACGGCGGCCAGCTCGGACAACTGCAGCGTTACCTCTCCGGCCAGGGCATCCCGGTCCGGATTCCGGTGGCGGAATCCGCCGTCCGGGACGAGGTCGCCGTCCGGCCGCTGCTCGATGCGTACGCCGTCGTGCTGGACCCGGCCGTGCTGACCCCGGAGGCCGCCGTGGCGCTCCTGACGTCGCGGATCGGCGGTGCCACAGCGATCGAGCTGCGCCGGCTCCGCCAGTCGCTCCGCCGCGAGGAGATCCTCGGCGGCGGCGGCCGCAGCAGCGACGCGCTCCTCGTCGAGGCCCTGCTCGAACCCGGGGCCCTGGCCACGCTCGGCATCGAAGGGCACTCCGCCCGGCGGATTGCCCGGATGATTCTCGCCGGCAGGGAGGCCGCCCAGGCTCCCGGGGGCAACGCCGAAACGGTGCTGTGGGCCCTCTGGAACTCCACCGGGCTCGCGGCCCGGTGGACCGAGGCAGCGCTGGCAGGGGGAGCGGCCGGAGCCCGCGCCGACCGCGACCTCGATGCCATGATGGCCTTGTTCCACACCGCCGAGCGCTACGTGGACCAGCTTCCCGGGTCCGGTCCCGAACAATTCCTCGAATACCTGCTGAGCCAGGAGCTGCCCATGGACACCCTTGCTGCGCGGGCGCAGCTGGAGGACGCCGTGGAACTCATGACCCCCGCCAGCGCGGCCGGACGGGAATGGCCGGTTGTGATTGTCCCGGGTCTCCAGGAAGGTGTCTGGCCAAACACCAGGCTCCGCGGAGAACTGCTGGGCAGCACCCTGTTCGCGGACGCCGTCGAACACGGAGTGGACTACGCCCTGCAGCTGGACCCGCTCAGCCGCCTGCGGGAAATTCGCTACGACGAACTCCGGAGCTTCTCCACCGCTGTCTCGCGGGCCCGGCAGGTGCTGATCTGTACCGCGGTGTCCTCCGAAGACGAACAGCCTTCCTCGTTCCTGGACTACGTGGCGCCGCTGCACCCGGACCAGGACCGGCGGGGCTTCACCCCGGTGGAGCGGCCGCTGACCCTCCGCGCCCTCGTGGCGGAGCTGCGCCAGCATGCGCAGCTGGACGTCTTGGAGGCAGCCGAGGCCGCCGCCGTTCTGGGCGCCCTCGCATTCGCCGAACCCCCTGTACCCGGGGCGCATCCCCGCAGCTGGTGGGGTCTTGCGCCGTTGTCCTCCGATGCGCCCGTGGTCCCGGCCGGGGGCACTGTGTATGTCTCGCCGTCGAAGGTTGAAACGGTGCAGAAGTCCCCCCTGGACTGGTTCGTCCAGGCGGCCGGCGGCGAGGCGGCTACCGACTTTGCCCGCAGCCTCGGCACCCTTGTCCACGCCATCGCCCAGGACCTGCCGGACGCCTCGGGGACAGAATACGTGGCCGAACTCGTGCGCCGCTGGCCCGCGCTCGGGATGAAGGACAACTGGGAAGGCAAGCTCGACTTCCAGCGCGCCGAAGCCATGGTCCGGAAGCTGGCCCAGTACGTGCTGCTCATGCGCGCCGAGGGCCGCACCCTCGTGGGCGTCGAGCAGGATTTCGAGGTGAAGCTGCCGGACGTCGCCCCCTCGTCCCTGCCGGGTAGCGCGGACAGCGAACCCGGGCCGGGCCGCCCGGCCGTGCTGCGCGGGCAGGTCGACCGGCTGGAAATCGATGCCGAAGGCCGCCTGGTGGTCGTGGACCTCAAGACCGGCAAACGCCAGCCCGGCAAGGCCGACCTGGAGCGGCACCCGCAACTCGGCGCCTACCAGGCCGCCGCGCTGGCAGGAGGATTCGCCGGCGCCGACGACGGCCCGCCGCCTCTTCCGGGCGGTGCCGTCCTGGCCCAGCTCGGCACCGCCACCAAGAGCCCCGGCATCCAGGCCCAGGCCGCACTGGACCCGGCGGAGAACTGGGCGCTGGACATGGTGGGCGAGGCCGCGCGCGTAATGTCCGGCAGTACGTTCGAGGCGCGCCATGATCCTTCCAAGGGCGGGCACGGGGGCCACGGCTGCCGGCTGCCCGAGGTCTGCCCGCTATGCGCGCGCGGAAAGCAGGTTACCGAATGACCACCGACACAACGCCGCTTGTGCGGCCGGCGGCGCTTGGGGCCGCCCTTCCCGTTCCCAGGTTCAGCCCGGAGGAGCTGTCCGGGATGCTGGGGGAAAAAAACAGCCCCACTCCGGAACAGTCCCTGATCATTTCGTCCCCCTTGTCACCCCGGCTGGTCATCGCCGGTGCCGGCTCCGGAAAGACCGCCACCATGGCGGACCGGGTCGTGTGGCTTGTCGCCAACGGATGGGTCCGGCCGGAGGAAGTGCTCGGCGTGACCTTTACCCGCAAAGCCGCCGGTGAGCTTGCCACCCGCATCCGTGCCAAGCTGGCCGCGCTGCAGCGGATTGCAACTGCGGACCCCGGCAATGAGGTCTTTCCTGCGGGGCTGCTCAGCACCGATGCCCTCGAGCCGAAGGTCTCCACCTACCACTCGTACGCGAGCGGCATCGTATCCGACTACGGGCTGCGGCTCGGCGTCGAACGTGATGTTGTGCTGCTCGGGGGTGCCCAGTCCTTCCAGCTCGCCAGCGAGGTCGTGGAGGCTTTTGACGGTGACTACGAGCATTTCCGCGCCGCCAAGTCCACCTTGGTCAAGGCGGTCATCCAGCTGGCCGGGGAATGCGCGGAGCACCTGCAGGACCCCGCCGCGGTACGGGGCTGGGTGCTTGAGCGGGTGGCGGAGTTTGAGGCACTCCCGTACGTAGCGAGCGCCAAGAAGAATCCGAGCCAGGCCGCGGGCGAGCTCAGCGCCCTGCTCCGCACACGGGCCAGCGTCGCCGACATGGTGGGGCGCTACACCGACGCCAAGCGTGCCCGGGGCGCCCTGGACTTCGGGGACCTCGTGGCCCTCGCGGCACGGGTGGCCAACGAAATCCCGGTCGCCGCGGCCACCGAGCGCGGCCGCTACAAGGTGGTGCTGCTCGATGAATTCCAGGACACCTCGCACGCCCAGCTCGTGCTCTTCTCCCGGTTGTTCGGCGACGGCCATGCCGTGACCGCCGTGGGCGACCCGAACCAGTCGATCTACGGCTTCCGCGGAGCCTCCGCAGGGCAGCTCTTCCACTTCGTCCGTGAATTCCCGCTCCGGCTCGACG from Arthrobacter sp. B3I9 encodes:
- a CDS encoding MGMT family protein, encoding MRMEYVEAVLELVASIPAGAAVAYGDIAELLGSGGPRQVGSVLSHHGGSVPWWRVLKASGEAPAGHEREALGLYLMEGTPLLGSYAEFFSTGKGRWRVDLMAARWAPSDGDFDRIDAIAERLERALHKLSAPDDEMTV
- a CDS encoding ATP-dependent DNA helicase, with product MSTSSQNPSLRLLPPRKQHTVVPLLSKDQRAAVEVPHGSGPVLIPGAPGTGKSTVLVEAAVHRALRDGLDPERMLILAPGRLAADTLRDQFTARLDRSLSTTPARTWASYAFDLIRRAKAEGILPLPRPPKLLSGPEQDLIIKELLEGHALPGLELPWPGDLGAALQTRGFRQEVRQLFDRIIESGRTAEDLVVLAARCDRPDWVAAAAVYSEYRDVLDLRMPEAFDPAGIITAARQIFQDAPDFLAAERDRLQLVLVDDIQEANPAIFELLADIAAGKDSLITFSPDTVVQGFRGARPDLVAELPQLLVPAGGTVLERPLSTAHRHAPAVAEAWLSVAGRISRRAGGQSARRLEQPGGDLSAGAGAGRVEAHLLPSPVHELRYVAQRILEAQLNDGRELGEIGVIVRNGGQLGQLQRYLSGQGIPVRIPVAESAVRDEVAVRPLLDAYAVVLDPAVLTPEAAVALLTSRIGGATAIELRRLRQSLRREEILGGGGRSSDALLVEALLEPGALATLGIEGHSARRIARMILAGREAAQAPGGNAETVLWALWNSTGLAARWTEAALAGGAAGARADRDLDAMMALFHTAERYVDQLPGSGPEQFLEYLLSQELPMDTLAARAQLEDAVELMTPASAAGREWPVVIVPGLQEGVWPNTRLRGELLGSTLFADAVEHGVDYALQLDPLSRLREIRYDELRSFSTAVSRARQVLICTAVSSEDEQPSSFLDYVAPLHPDQDRRGFTPVERPLTLRALVAELRQHAQLDVLEAAEAAAVLGALAFAEPPVPGAHPRSWWGLAPLSSDAPVVPAGGTVYVSPSKVETVQKSPLDWFVQAAGGEAATDFARSLGTLVHAIAQDLPDASGTEYVAELVRRWPALGMKDNWEGKLDFQRAEAMVRKLAQYVLLMRAEGRTLVGVEQDFEVKLPDVAPSSLPGSADSEPGPGRPAVLRGQVDRLEIDAEGRLVVVDLKTGKRQPGKADLERHPQLGAYQAAALAGGFAGADDGPPPLPGGAVLAQLGTATKSPGIQAQAALDPAENWALDMVGEAARVMSGSTFEARHDPSKGGHGGHGCRLPEVCPLCARGKQVTE